The Rhododendron vialii isolate Sample 1 chromosome 8a, ASM3025357v1 genome has a window encoding:
- the LOC131336285 gene encoding probable calcium-binding protein CML45 — MSPARIRMEKTSALLIAVIGIIFLDNRLTSSTALMGTMIISFCTFISCIITFSTWVRHSLFSTWKGQNTAAVVMAHLEPCPDQVNERTLLLRGEVEVVMEKLGILYDPSSDEIREKLGSDDIADLLDEKELGLEEAKEAFDVFDENTDGFIDGNELEKVLCKLGFEGFSGKECERMIGAFDENRDGVIDFSEFVKLMEKCSW; from the coding sequence ATGAGTCCGGCCAGAATCCGAATGGAAAAGACTAGTGCCTTATTGATAGCTGTCATTGGCATAATTTTCTTGGATAATAGATTGACAAGCTCTACTGCACTTATGGGTACGATGATCATCTCATTTTGTACATTCATAAGTTGCATCATCACATTCTCTACATGGGTCCGCCACTCCCTCTTCAGCACATGGAAGGGCCAGAACACCGCTGCTGTTGTTATGGCCCACTTGGAACCTTGCCCAGATCAGGTAAATGAAAGGACCCTGCTGTTGAGAGGAGAAGTAGAAGTGGTGATGGAAAAATTAGGAATTTTGTATGACCCTAGTAGCGATGAGATTCGAGAGAAACTGGGCTCAGATGACATAGCAGATTTGCTTGATGAGAAGGAGCTGGGGTTGGAGGAAGCGAAAGAAGCATTTGATGTGTTTGATGAAAACACTGATGGGTTTATTGATGGGAATGAGTTGGAGAAAGTGCTTTGCAAGTTGGGGTTTGAGGGATTCTCGGGGAAAGAATGTGAAAGGATGATAGGAGCATTTGATGAGAACAGAGATGGAGTGATTGATTTCAGTGAGTTTGTCAAACTCATGGAAAAGTGCTCTTGGTAA